Proteins encoded in a region of the Candidatus Cloacimonas sp. genome:
- a CDS encoding T9SS type A sorting domain-containing protein, with product MKKYWLIILALTFITAIFANGSRYEVVAYSEDFESGATGWTHYDGAVSPNNWHIYNAGGTQGNVWWMGDPALAQGANIGGYYNHQYLVLDTPARTLTAANATLTFKLRHNLESPTGATAPYTGWDACNVRISTNGGTTWTPITGTPTYDMTSAYSFGFEHGEGAGIPGWGGVREWTTATFDLSAYVGQSVKIRFAFASDPAYCTSDAPAMFGMMVDDISVGGYSNNGVDDGQMTWTSLVPQGGDIWNLGTDTTAPSPTHCMINQNASGSYNINMMNYLVSPPITLPTSGDIRADFMVMGSFTDPNTFPDVDYWGWEFSVNNGVSWHYMSNPNDDPNGNNYVYSDAPTVWTSMIEGYSLDGYITNYHGQTAIFRWFFKSDADTPSGTGIRIDDFKIYNDIIVAAPENLEGTVSENSVSLTWAAPGSGGGGGEEGWIYYCGDPSANAIGTDAAADFDVAAKWDPLGDTNSIYPYVGMNITKIKFVPAEPTSMCSYSVRIWTGASGVMVYDQPVSTITEDGWNEVILTTPYTIPSGTAVWAGFRCNTTGGFPAGCDAGPQIDGYGNMIRFNGVWGTLIQQSATLTYNWNIQVYVADANGKEYVLGELPMNDTFAEGTLGVGYNEPTRDREVTAYKIYRDSEYLAQVNGDVLTYTDANVAGGTHTYYVTAMYGTNESSASNTITIFVLPENYFELHHDDGTSELGFSVGAAKQMAVKFSRSGQFSVSYIKVYVDSIGTAPIIVRVFDASGTGETPGGQAIVQYQYPLASIVQGWNYIALPTVAQFTDAPFYVGILETTNACKIGLDTSSNGFSYKKISTNWEPVTNGEIMIRPIVMGGQAGEDPILPTIVLDAKNYPNPFNPETTIHFSLPESGPTSVKVYNLKGQLIRTLVNGNMNAGNQKIVWNGMDDNNQTVASGLYFYRVTNVGKSITRKMLLSK from the coding sequence ATGAAAAAGTATTGGCTGATCATCTTAGCCCTTACATTCATTACAGCCATCTTTGCAAATGGCAGCCGCTATGAAGTAGTTGCTTATAGCGAGGATTTTGAATCTGGAGCCACTGGTTGGACCCACTATGACGGTGCCGTGTCTCCTAATAATTGGCATATTTATAATGCTGGCGGAACTCAAGGAAATGTCTGGTGGATGGGAGATCCCGCACTTGCTCAGGGAGCCAATATTGGTGGTTATTACAATCATCAATATCTTGTTTTGGATACCCCGGCACGGACTTTGACCGCTGCCAATGCCACTTTAACTTTCAAACTTCGTCACAATTTGGAAAGCCCTACCGGAGCAACTGCTCCTTATACTGGATGGGATGCTTGCAATGTAAGAATTTCCACGAATGGAGGAACTACCTGGACCCCCATAACTGGAACCCCCACTTATGATATGACCTCTGCTTATTCTTTCGGTTTTGAACATGGTGAAGGTGCAGGCATACCTGGTTGGGGTGGTGTCCGTGAATGGACTACAGCCACTTTTGACCTTAGTGCGTATGTTGGCCAAAGCGTGAAAATTCGTTTTGCCTTTGCTTCCGATCCTGCCTACTGCACAAGTGACGCACCTGCAATGTTTGGAATGATGGTAGATGATATCAGTGTTGGCGGATATAGCAATAATGGAGTGGATGATGGTCAAATGACTTGGACTTCATTAGTTCCCCAAGGCGGGGATATTTGGAATCTGGGAACCGATACAACAGCTCCTTCACCCACACATTGTATGATCAATCAGAATGCTTCAGGTAGCTATAACATTAATATGATGAATTATTTAGTAAGCCCACCCATTACATTACCCACAAGTGGAGATATTCGCGCTGACTTTATGGTTATGGGTAGTTTTACCGATCCTAATACTTTCCCTGATGTAGATTACTGGGGTTGGGAATTTTCTGTAAATAACGGAGTTAGCTGGCATTATATGAGTAACCCTAATGACGATCCGAATGGAAACAATTATGTTTACAGTGATGCACCTACTGTTTGGACTTCTATGATTGAGGGCTATTCTCTCGATGGTTATATCACTAATTATCATGGCCAGACAGCTATCTTCCGTTGGTTTTTCAAATCCGATGCTGATACTCCCAGTGGAACAGGTATCCGCATTGACGATTTCAAGATTTATAACGACATCATCGTGGCTGCACCTGAAAATCTGGAAGGAACCGTTTCCGAAAATTCAGTTTCCCTTACCTGGGCTGCTCCCGGTAGTGGCGGTGGTGGCGGAGAAGAGGGCTGGATTTATTATTGTGGAGATCCCTCTGCCAATGCCATCGGAACCGATGCCGCTGCTGATTTTGATGTAGCTGCCAAATGGGATCCCCTGGGTGATACGAACAGTATCTATCCTTATGTGGGAATGAATATTACTAAGATTAAATTTGTTCCAGCCGAGCCCACTTCAATGTGTTCTTATTCAGTCCGTATTTGGACTGGTGCTTCAGGCGTCATGGTTTATGATCAGCCCGTAAGCACAATCACCGAAGATGGCTGGAATGAAGTTATTCTTACCACTCCTTACACTATTCCTTCGGGAACTGCTGTCTGGGCCGGTTTCCGTTGCAATACAACAGGTGGTTTTCCTGCCGGTTGTGATGCCGGACCTCAAATTGATGGCTACGGAAATATGATTCGTTTTAATGGCGTTTGGGGAACTCTTATTCAACAAAGTGCAACGCTTACCTACAATTGGAATATTCAAGTTTATGTTGCTGATGCCAATGGTAAAGAATATGTACTTGGCGAGCTTCCTATGAACGATACTTTTGCCGAAGGCACTTTGGGCGTTGGTTATAATGAACCCACTCGCGACCGCGAAGTAACTGCCTACAAGATTTATCGTGACAGCGAATATCTTGCCCAGGTAAATGGCGATGTATTAACTTACACTGATGCTAATGTAGCCGGTGGAACACACACTTACTATGTAACAGCAATGTATGGAACAAACGAATCCAGCGCTTCCAATACTATTACTATATTCGTATTACCAGAAAATTACTTCGAATTACATCATGATGATGGAACCTCCGAACTTGGCTTCAGCGTTGGAGCCGCCAAGCAAATGGCAGTTAAATTCTCTCGTTCTGGTCAATTCAGTGTAAGTTATATTAAAGTATATGTCGATTCAATTGGTACTGCACCTATAATTGTGCGTGTTTTTGACGCCAGTGGAACAGGTGAAACACCCGGTGGACAAGCAATTGTTCAATATCAATATCCTCTTGCTTCCATAGTTCAAGGGTGGAATTATATTGCCCTGCCAACTGTAGCTCAATTTACGGATGCCCCCTTCTATGTAGGTATTTTGGAAACTACAAATGCCTGCAAGATTGGTTTGGATACCAGTTCTAACGGCTTCAGCTACAAAAAGATTTCCACCAATTGGGAACCTGTAACTAACGGTGAAATTATGATTCGTCCGATTGTTATGGGTGGCCAAGCCGGAGAAGATCCCATTCTTCCAACTATAGTTCTGGATGCAAAGAACTATCCTAATCCTTTCAATCCCGAAACTACCATCCACTTCAGTTTACCTGAAAGCGGACCTACCAGCGTAAAGGTTTACAACCTGAAAGGACAATTGATTCGGACTTTAGTGAACGGCAATATGAATGCCGGCAATCAGA